TCCTGTTGATGTTCGGCTCGCGATACATGGCGATGCTCTATGGTTTTGCCTTCTTTTCCCACCAGGTCGGCGGCTTCCTCGGCGTCTGGCTGGGCGGCGTGCTCTACGAAGGCTTTGGCTCCTATGCGGTCGTCTGGTGGCTCTCCGTGGCCTTGGGCGTCGCGTCAGCCGTGATCAACCTGCCGATCAAGGAGCGCGCGGTGTCCCGGCCGCAGCCAGCTTGAACACGGCGGAGCACAGGAAAGGCGACTGACTTTGCGCTGGTGCAATGTTGGTCTTGCGAGTTTCGGGCTTCGCCTTGCACAGCTAGAAGGTATATCTTCCCGGCAGAGGTCGCCGGTTAAGCTCTGCAGCGGCTGGCCGAAGAGTGACAGACGATCACGGAGATCGAGTGATGGCGAAGGTTCTTGTCCTGTACTACTCCTCCTACGGCCATATCGAGACCATGGCCCAAGCGGTGGCCGAGGGCGCGCGGGAGGCGGGTGCCGACGTGGTCGTGAAGCGCGTGCCGGAAACGGTGCCGGAGGAAGTCGCCAAGGGCGCCGGTTTCAAGCTTGACCAGCAGGCCCCCATCGCCACCGTCGCTGAACTGCCCGAGTACGACGCGATCATCTTTGGTGCGCCCACCCGCTACGGCAGCTTTGCCTCCCAGATGCGAGCGTTCATCGATCAGACCGGCGGGCTGTGGGCCAAGGGCGCGCTGGTAGGCAAGGTCGGTTCGGCCTTCACATCATCCGCTACCCAGCACGGCGGCCAGGAATCCACCATCCTGACGTTCCTGCCGACGCTTCTGCACCACGGCTTCGTGGTTGTCGGGCTTCCCTATGCTTTCGCTGGGCAGATGGGCCTCGAGGAGATCAAGGGGGGCTCGCCCTACGGCGCCTCGACCATCGCAGGCGCCGATGGCAGCCGCAAGCCCTCTGCCGTCGAGCTCGATGGCGCCCGTTACCAGGGGCGCCACGTCGCCACGATTGCCGCCAAGCTCGCGGGCTGATTGCACGTTGAGTGTGAGCCGATGACGGCCGGGCTTGTCTCGGCCATTGTCTTATCTGCGAAGGTCAGCGGGGGGCGGCAGCCCGCCGCAACCGGTCATTGATAGCCTCGCCCAAGTCATGATCAGGAATGGGGGCGACGGCTATGATCGTCGGCCGCGTCGAATCGATATGGCGCAGGTAGGAAAAGAGATTGGCCGCAGCCTCGATGAGGTCGCCGCTCTCGCTGAGGTTCAGGATCATCGCTGCGCGCTCCAGCCCAGTGGGTCTCCCGCTCCCGAAAAGAAGCACCGCCTCGCCGGGGGCAATGGTCGTCGCGTCCATCCGCAGGCTCGCATGGGGCGCGTAGTGCGAGGCGAGCTGGCCTGGGGAATGTGGCGCTGTCCCGTCGGTCTCTTCACGCTCCGCCAGCGCCATGCCCAAGACCTCCTCGATCGCACGACGGCTGGTCCCGCCCGGTCTCAGAAGGCGGGGCCTGTCCTCCAGGCAGGACACAACGGCCGATTCCAGACCGACGACGGTCGCGCCGCCGTCGATCACGGCGGCGATGACGCCATCGAGATCGCCCAACACATGTGCCGCCGTCGTGGGGCTCACGCCGCCTGAGGGATTGGCGGATGGCGCAGCCAGCGGGCGTCCGACAGCGCGCAGAAGATCGAGCGCCACGGGGTGGGCCGGAATGCGGATGGCGATGCTGTCGAGGCCAGCGCTCGCCAACGGGGACACGGGACAATCCGGCGTGCGCGGCACCACAAGCGTCAGCGGCCCTGGCCAGAAGGCATCAGCGAGCTTGCAGGCGAGCGCGTTGAACTGGCCGAGCTTACGGGCTGCCGTGAAATCGGCAACATGGGAGATCAGGGGATTGAACCGCGGGCGGCCCTTGGCCGCATAGATCGCGGCCACGGCCTCGCCCTGGGTCGCATCGCCTCCGAGCCCATAGACGGTCTCTGTCGGAAAGGCGACGAGCCGCCCCGCCTTCAGAAAACTCGTCGCGCGGGCGATGCCGGCCGCGTCAGCTACTAGGCATTCCGTTGCGACAGGGGGGACGCTCGTCGCCATGGACCGCTTCTCACTTTTGCAACTGCTGTCATGATATGAAGTGGGGGCTTACGCGGCGTCCCGCGCCTCCGTCAAGCCATAGAGCATTTCGAGCGAAGTGGGCATCGGTTTGCGCGTGAAGGAAAATGCGATCAAGCAAGCAGCTCGAGCATTTCGGCGGTTTGAAGAGACGTCGAAAAGCTTGGGGCACCGAATGCCGGAGGGAGGCATCCAATGACCTATCGCGCGCCTTTGTCAGAAATCATGGTCACCATGCGGCACGCTGCGGGATTGGACGTGGCTGTTCGCGAAGGTCTTTACGGCGAACTGTCGGTGGATCTTGTCGAGGCGATCCTCGGTGAGGCAGGCTCGTTCGCAGAGGAGGTGATCGCGCCGCTCAATCGAACGGGCGATACTGATGGGGCGAGGTTGCTCGACGGTGGTGTCGTAACCACGCCGGGATGGCGCGATGCGTATCGCGCCTGGGCGAGGGGCGGCTGGAACGGCCTTGTCGCGCCGGAGGAATGGGGTGGGCAAGGCCTCCCGATGATCGTGCAGGTCGCCTGTCTCGAGCTCTGGAACTCCGGATCCATGGCCTTCGCCATCGGCCCCACGCTGACGGCGGCAGGCATCGAGGCGCTCGACATTCACGGCACGCCTGAATTGCGCCGGCTCTACCTGCCCAAACTCGTGTCAGGTGAGTGGATGGGCACCATGAACCTCACCGAGCCTCAGGCCGGCACAGACCTCAGCGCCCTGAAGGCGCGGGCGGAGCGCGCTGCCGATGGCAGCTACCGCATCACGGGAACGAAGATCTTCATCACCTACGGCGATCACGATCTCACAGACAATATCGTCCATATGGTGCTCGCGCGGCTCCCGGACGCTCCGCCCGGCAACCGTGGCATTTCGCTGTTCCTGGTGCCGAAGTTCATCGTGAACCCGGACGGCAGCCTCGGCGCCCGCAACGATGTCGTCTGCCAATCCCTGGAGCACAAGCTCGGTATTCACGGCTCGCCGACCTGCGTCATGGCCTATGGCGACAAAGGCGGCGCCACGGCCTATCTCGTCGGGGAAGAGAACCGCGGCCTCGCTTGCATGTTCACGATGATGAACAACGCGCGCCTTGCCGTGGGCGTGCAGGGCGTCGGCGTGGCCGAGCG
This portion of the Chelatococcus sp. YT9 genome encodes:
- a CDS encoding L-threonylcarbamoyladenylate synthase — encoded protein: MATSVPPVATECLVADAAGIARATSFLKAGRLVAFPTETVYGLGGDATQGEAVAAIYAAKGRPRFNPLISHVADFTAARKLGQFNALACKLADAFWPGPLTLVVPRTPDCPVSPLASAGLDSIAIRIPAHPVALDLLRAVGRPLAAPSANPSGGVSPTTAAHVLGDLDGVIAAVIDGGATVVGLESAVVSCLEDRPRLLRPGGTSRRAIEEVLGMALAEREETDGTAPHSPGQLASHYAPHASLRMDATTIAPGEAVLLFGSGRPTGLERAAMILNLSESGDLIEAAANLFSYLRHIDSTRPTIIAVAPIPDHDLGEAINDRLRRAAAPR
- a CDS encoding acyl-CoA dehydrogenase, with translation MTYRAPLSEIMVTMRHAAGLDVAVREGLYGELSVDLVEAILGEAGSFAEEVIAPLNRTGDTDGARLLDGGVVTTPGWRDAYRAWARGGWNGLVAPEEWGGQGLPMIVQVACLELWNSGSMAFAIGPTLTAAGIEALDIHGTPELRRLYLPKLVSGEWMGTMNLTEPQAGTDLSALKARAERAADGSYRITGTKIFITYGDHDLTDNIVHMVLARLPDAPPGNRGISLFLVPKFIVNPDGSLGARNDVVCQSLEHKLGIHGSPTCVMAYGDKGGATAYLVGEENRGLACMFTMMNNARLAVGVQGVGVAERAYQQALAYARERRQGRRPDTPAGQSAPIIAFPDVRRMLMTMKALTQAARAICYLTASALDGARLAPDMVERQRAHETASLLTPIAKAFSTDVGFEVASLGVQVHGGMGYIEETGAAQHLRDARIAMIYEGTNGIQAIDLVTRKIGQSDGAAVHARIAAVRRTVTRLLAANRPEFGGTAARLRGAAESLDRATSYLLAALQSGRTDDALAGATPYLRLFAIVQGLASLADIALADADDAPERAAHAALARFFADHVTIGADALAADVMGGAGVLGESETVLFP
- the wrbA gene encoding NAD(P)H:quinone oxidoreductase, producing MAKVLVLYYSSYGHIETMAQAVAEGAREAGADVVVKRVPETVPEEVAKGAGFKLDQQAPIATVAELPEYDAIIFGAPTRYGSFASQMRAFIDQTGGLWAKGALVGKVGSAFTSSATQHGGQESTILTFLPTLLHHGFVVVGLPYAFAGQMGLEEIKGGSPYGASTIAGADGSRKPSAVELDGARYQGRHVATIAAKLAG